The proteins below come from a single Oxyura jamaicensis isolate SHBP4307 breed ruddy duck chromosome 1, BPBGC_Ojam_1.0, whole genome shotgun sequence genomic window:
- the CLN5 gene encoding ceroid-lipofuscinosis neuronal protein 5, translating to MSAAGRCPGLLLLLVMAAGGLRFPQRHWPVPYRRFDYRPKTDPYCQARYTFCPTGSAVPVMKEEDVIEVYRLQAPVWEFKYGDLLGHLKIMHDAVGFKSASTGKNYTMEWYELFQLGNCTFPHLRPGMDAPFWCNQGAACFYEGIDDAHWKENGTLVLVTTISGAMFNEMAKWVKYDNETGIYYETWTVQASPDKKSIVWFDSYECSKFILRTYQKLADLGAVFNKIQTNYTSIILFSGEPIYLGNETSIFGPRGNKTLAAAIRDFYYPFKPHKTVREFFVDLLKIIDCVILNHEFYLFYNLEYWFLPMKFPYLKIIYEEVPLPVGSKTSVGV from the exons ATGAGCGCGGCCGGCCGCTgccccgggctgctgctgctgctggtgatggCCGCCGGGGGACTGCGCTTCCCGCAGCGGCACTGGCCGGTGCCTTACAG GCGCTTTGATTACCGTCCAAAAACCGATCCTTACTGCCAGGCTCGTTACACTTTCTGTCCCACTGGCTCTGCTGTTCCGGTTATGAAAGAAGAAGACGTCATTGAGGTGTATCGATTGCAGGCTCCAGTATGGGAATTCAAATATGGGGATCTACTTGGACATTTG aaaattatgCATGATGCTGTGGGCTTCAAGAGTGCTTCAACTGGCAAAAACTACACGATGGAGTGGTATGAGCTCTTTCAGCTTGGGAACTGCACATTTCCGCATCTCCGGCCTGGAATGGATGCACCGTTCTGGTGTAACCAGGGAGCTGCTTGCTTTTATGAAGGAATAGATGATGCAcactggaaggaaaatggaacTTTGGTTCTTGTGACCACAATATCAG GAGCCATGTTTAATGAAATGGCAAAATGGGTGAAGTACGACAATGAGACTGGCATTTACTACGAGACCTGGACAGTTCAAGCAAGCCCTGACAAAAAATCCATAGTCTGGTTTGACTCTTACGAATGCTCTAAATTTATACTGAGAACGTACCAGAAGCTGGCTGACCTGGGAGCTGTGTTTAATAAGATACAAACAAACTATACCAGCATAATTCTGTTCAGTGGAGAACCTATCTATTTGGGAAATGAAACATCTATTTTTGGCCCTCGAGGAAACAAGACACTGGCAGCAGCTATAAGAGACTTCTACTATCCCTTCAAACCTCATAAGACAGTCAGAGAGTTTTTTGTGgatctgttaaaaataatcgATTGTGTCATCTTGAATCATGAGTTTTACCTCTTTTACAACTTGGAGTACTGGTTTTTACCTATGAAGTTCCCTTATCTCAAAATAATCTACGAAGAGGTTCCTTTACCTGTTGGCAGCAAAACTTCTGTTGGTGTGTAA
- the LOC118163579 gene encoding glutamine amidotransferase-like class 1 domain-containing protein 3A, mitochondrial — protein sequence MGKRVAVVLAGCGVFDGSEIHEASAALVHLSRGSAEVKIFAPNIEQRDVVNHLKGSPTDEKRNVLVESARLARGNIQDLAELKVSEFDAVIFPGGFGVAKNLCSWAVDGKNCTVNEHVNSTLQAFHRAKKPIGLCCISPVLAAKVFPGCEVTVGQDKNVDGRFPDAETASAIAELGCKHICKDVSESHVDKANKIVTTCAFMCKAPLHEIFDGIGTMVEEVLKLA from the exons ATGGGGAAGCGGGTGGCGGTGGTGCTGGCCGGCTGCGGCGTTTTTGATGGCAGCGAGATTCACGAAGCCTCGGCGGCGCTGGTGCACCTCAGCCGCGGCAGCGCCGAG GTGAAGATATTTGCCCCCAATATTGAGCAAAGGGATGTAGTCAACCACCTAAAAGGAAGTCCAACAGATGAGAAGAGGAATGTGTTAGTTGAAAGTGCCAGGCTGGCAAGAGGAAACATACAGGATTTGGCTGAACTGAAAGTCAGTGAATTTGATGCGGTTATTTTCCCTG gtggATTTGGTGTAGCAAAGAATCTGTGTTCCTGGGCTGTAGATGGCAAGAACTGTACTGTCAACGAGCACGTGAACTCCACACTCCAAGCTTTCCACAGAGCTAAAAAGCCCATAGGTTTGTGCTGTATATCGCCGGTCCTGGCAGCTAAAGTCTTTCCTGGTTGTGAGGTCACAGTTGGCCAAGACAAAAACGTAGATGGAAG aTTTCCTGATGCTGAAACAGCATCTGCTATAGCAGAGCTTGGATGTAAGCACATTTGCAAAGATGTAAGTGAATCCCACGTGGATAAAGCCAATAAAATAGTTACTACCTGTGCTTTCATGTGCAAGGCTCCTCTGCACGAAATCTTTGATGGAATTGGAACAATGGTAGAGGAAGTCCTGAAACTTGCCTGA
- the ACOD1 gene encoding cis-aconitate decarboxylase — protein MLAKTVTGNFANVIHGLNANHLTDQVIQRSKRMILDTLGVGLLGTSTEVYHKVKQYSKIYSSDISSTIWGHLDFRLPPLYAAFVNGVAVHSMDFDDTWHPATHPSGAVLPAVIALSEAFPQKKKISGLDLLLAFNVGIEVQGRLLRFSNEARNIPKRFHPPTVVGTMGSAAACAKLLALDRVKCKNALAIAASYAGAPLANAATQTKPLHIGNAAKHGLEAACLASQDLQGNKQILDMESGMGAFYTDYSPQSLPTLQSYAWLLDQQDVAIKRFPAHLGTHWVADAASSVRRKLVESSDNVLPLDKIEKVIVKVPEVKYVNRPNPNSEHEARHSFQFVACSSLLDGSMSVQSFASENIHRPALRELLCKTQLEHPADNKPSFESLYCEVTVVLQDSNTISDRCDTFYGHWRKPLAKEDLEKKFQSNASEVLPAEATEGIIETVYNLEKVKDCSILSMFLSGQSARALSKKLCLL, from the exons ATGCTGGCAAAG acAGTTACAGGAAACTTTGCCAATGTGATTCATGGTTTGAATGCAAACCACCTGACAGACCAAGTCATTCAGAGAAGCAAGCGAATGATTCTGGATACTCTGGGAGTAGGCCTTCTGGGGACCAGCACCGAGGTCTACCACAAAGTGAAACAGTACAGCAAA ATCTACAGCTCAGATATATCCAGTACCATCTGGGGCCACTTGGATTTCCGACTGCCTCCTCTGTATGCAGCTTTTGTGAATGGAGTGGCT GTGCACTCAATGGATTTTGATGACACGTGGCATCCAGCTACACACCCCTCtggggctgtgctccctgccGTGATTGCTCTCTCCGAAGCctttcctcagaagaaaaaaatctcaggtcTTGACCTGCTCTTAGCTTTCAACGTGGGAATTGAGGTGCAAGGCAGGTTGCTACGTTTTTCCAACGAAGCCAGGAATATTCCAAAAAG gtTTCACCCACCAACTGTGGTTGGTACAATGGGGAGTGCAGCAGCTTGCGCAAAACTGCTAGCTCTTGACCGGGTGAAATGCAAAAACGCCTTGGCTATTGCTGCCTCCTACGCAGGTGCCCCCCTGGCGAACGCAGCAACCCAAACGAAGCCCCTCCACATTGGCAACGCTGCCAAGCACGGACTGGAAGCAGCTTGCTTAGCCTCACAGGACCttcaaggaaacaaacagaTCTTGGACATGGAGTCAGGGATGGGTGCCTTTTACACAGATTACAGCCCACAGTCCCTGCCAACCTTGCAGTCCTACGCCTGGCTGCTGGACCAGCAAGACGTGGCCATCAAGCGCTTCCCTGCTCATCTTGGTACACACTGGGTGGCTGATGCAGCGTCTTCTGTTAGGAGGAAGCTCGTAGAGAGCAGCGACAATGTGCTTCCCCTTGATAAAATTGAAAAAGTCATTGTCAAAGTCCCAGAAGTCAAGTACGTGAACAGACCCAACCCGAACTCGGAACACGAAGCTCGACACTCCTTCCAGTTCGTtgcctgctcttctctgctggatggcagcatgTCAGTCCAGTCCTTTGCCAGTGAGAACATCCACCGCCCAGCCTTACGGGAGCTTCTCTGCAAAACTCAGCTAGAGCACCCTGCCGATAACAAACCTAGCTTCGAGAGTCTTTACTGCGAAGTGACTGTCGTGCTTCAGGACAGCAACACGATTAGCGACCGCTGCGACACCTTCTACGGACACTGGAGGAAACCTCTGGCAAAGGAGGACCTGGAGAAAAAATTTCAGTCCAACGCTTCTGAAGTCCTCCCTGCAGAAGCCACAGAAGGCATTATAGAGACTGTGTACAACCTGGAAAAAGTAAAGGACTGTTCCATATTAAGTATGTTTCTATCAGGACAGTCAGCTAGAGCACTTTCAAAGAAGCTGTGCTTACTTTGA